Proteins encoded together in one Salmo trutta chromosome 3, fSalTru1.1, whole genome shotgun sequence window:
- the LOC115164515 gene encoding protein lin-37 homolog isoform X1 produces the protein MSVWTGRRIMHHVKIKTEKPDAEGSGARSRLDAVLQGLVEKSDSEREQNEDETKMAEESLSKDVSPSSAGKRPSSRFPQHRRKKRKEMDDSLTESNQHKQNAYIIKLFDRSVDLAQYTTSTPLYPICRAWMRNNPAVRERAASPSPPHSMGEEEAADMLNGKGQNVYRLPPPTSCPLNPSGDPVNLRIPPTEKPIVSKCTDTALVSGPLIYNHIERWKKIRQKWKEASNKNQLRYSESIKILKEMKEMYDR, from the exons GAGTGGTGCACGCAGCCGACTAGATGCAGTATTACAGGGGCTGGTGGAGAAGAGTGATAGTGAGAG GGAGCAAAATGAAGATGAGACAAAGATGGCAGAAGAGTCTCTGAGCAA GGATGTGTCTCCATCTTCTGCTGGGAAGCG GCCATCGTCACGGTTCCCACAGCACCGGAGAAAGAAACGGAAAGAGATGGATGATAGCTTAACAGAGAGCAACCAACATAAACAAA ATGCCTACATTATCAAGTTGTTTGACCGCAGTGTGGACCTGGCCCAGTACACCACCAGTACCCCACTTTACCCCATTTGCCGGGCCTGGATGAGGAACAATCCAGCGGTCAGAGAGAGGGCTGCATCCCCAAGCCCCCCACACAGCATGGGGGAAGAGGAG GCTGCAGACATGCTCAATGGTAAGGGACAGAATGTGTATCGCCTCCCTCCGCCCACCTCCTGTCCTCTCAACCCTTCTGGAGATCCTGTCAATCTGAGGATCCCGCCCACAGAAAAGCCTATCGTCAGCAAG TGTACAGATACAGCTCTTGTCTCTGGTCCCCTCATATACAACCACATAGAACGCTGGAAAAAGATAAGGCAAAA ATGGAAAGAAGCGTCCAACAAGAATCAGCTGAGGTATAGCGAGAGCATCAAGATCCTGAAAGAGATGAAGGAAATGTACGACCGCTAG
- the LOC115164515 gene encoding protein lin-37 homolog isoform X2, whose protein sequence is MHHVKIKTEKPDAEGSGARSRLDAVLQGLVEKSDSEREQNEDETKMAEESLSKDVSPSSAGKRPSSRFPQHRRKKRKEMDDSLTESNQHKQNAYIIKLFDRSVDLAQYTTSTPLYPICRAWMRNNPAVRERAASPSPPHSMGEEEAADMLNGKGQNVYRLPPPTSCPLNPSGDPVNLRIPPTEKPIVSKCTDTALVSGPLIYNHIERWKKIRQKWKEASNKNQLRYSESIKILKEMKEMYDR, encoded by the exons GAGTGGTGCACGCAGCCGACTAGATGCAGTATTACAGGGGCTGGTGGAGAAGAGTGATAGTGAGAG GGAGCAAAATGAAGATGAGACAAAGATGGCAGAAGAGTCTCTGAGCAA GGATGTGTCTCCATCTTCTGCTGGGAAGCG GCCATCGTCACGGTTCCCACAGCACCGGAGAAAGAAACGGAAAGAGATGGATGATAGCTTAACAGAGAGCAACCAACATAAACAAA ATGCCTACATTATCAAGTTGTTTGACCGCAGTGTGGACCTGGCCCAGTACACCACCAGTACCCCACTTTACCCCATTTGCCGGGCCTGGATGAGGAACAATCCAGCGGTCAGAGAGAGGGCTGCATCCCCAAGCCCCCCACACAGCATGGGGGAAGAGGAG GCTGCAGACATGCTCAATGGTAAGGGACAGAATGTGTATCGCCTCCCTCCGCCCACCTCCTGTCCTCTCAACCCTTCTGGAGATCCTGTCAATCTGAGGATCCCGCCCACAGAAAAGCCTATCGTCAGCAAG TGTACAGATACAGCTCTTGTCTCTGGTCCCCTCATATACAACCACATAGAACGCTGGAAAAAGATAAGGCAAAA ATGGAAAGAAGCGTCCAACAAGAATCAGCTGAGGTATAGCGAGAGCATCAAGATCCTGAAAGAGATGAAGGAAATGTACGACCGCTAG
- the LOC115164461 gene encoding C3a anaphylatoxin chemotactic receptor-like, with the protein MIFIAIENRMEMENSTMVYSDVTTGMDSVLDTRHLDIISLVVYCVAFVLGPIGNGLVIYVTSCRIKKTVNSVWFLNLALADFLFTSFLLLYIINIARGYDWPFGDILCKLNSMVNVLNMFASIFLLAAISLDRCVSTWVVVWAHNKCTPGRAEVICVGIWLASLVCSLPFTIFRQIMHYGNRTMCSYSFSHDSSTYRNLVVFRFLLGFLIPFLVIIGSYIAIWIRARRLQRGTTRRSLRIIVSVVLAFFICWMPFHVLQFLDIMTNGSPGLNLVVHIGIPLSTSLAFLNSCLNPILYVFMCDEFQKKLRQSVLLVFENAFAEDHGMNFVSSTRSLSSHLSRFSRKSESLAPGEGHLHLTADQSDVKVETEV; encoded by the exons ATGATATTCATTGCTATAGAGAATAGGATGGAAATGG AAAACTCTACCATGGTGTATTCCGATGTGACAACTGGGATGGACTCTGTCTTGGACACAAGGCACCTAGACATAATATCTCTGGTTGTCTACTGTGTGGCGTTTGTGCTTGGCCCCATTGGCAACGGCTTGGTGATCTACGTGACAAGCTGCAGGATAAAGAAGACTGTCAACTCTGTTTGGTTCCTCAATCTGGCCTTGGCTGACTTCCTCTTCACTTCCTTTCTACTCCTCTATATCATCAACATCGCCCGTGGCTATGATTGGCCTTTCGGTGACATCCTTTGCAAGTTAAACAGCATGGTGAATGTGCTCAACATGTTCGCCAGCATCTTCCTCCTTGCGGCCATCAGTCTGGACCGCTGTGTGTCCACGTGGGTGGTTGTGTGGGCCCATAACAAGTGCACACCAGGCAGGGCCGAGGTCATCTGTGTGGGGATCTGGCTAGCCTCATTGGTCTGCAGCCTCCCGTTCACCATCTTTCGGCAGATCATGCACTATGGCAATAGAACAATGTGCAGTTATTCATTTTCCCATGATTCTTCCACCTACAGGAACTTGGTTGTGTTCCGCTTCCTGCTGGGCTTTCTCATCCCGTTCCTGGTCATCATAGGCTCTTACATTGCCATATGGATACGCGCTAGGCGCCTTCAGAGAGGAACAACTCGCAGATCCCTCCGGATCATCGTCTCCGTTGTCCTGGCCTTCTTCATCTGCTGGATGCCTTTCCACGTCTTACAGTTTCTGGACATCATGACAAATGGCAGCCCAGGCCTCAACCTGGTCGTGCATATCGGAATTCCCCTGTCCACTAGCCTGGCCTTCCTCAACAGCTGCCTGAACCCCATCCTGTACGTCTTCATGTGTGACGAGTTCCAGAAGAAGCTGCGTCAGTCCGTGCTGCTTGTATTCGAGAACGCTTTTGCAGAGGACCACGGGATGAACTTTGTGTCATCAACGCGCTCCCTGAGCTCCCATCTCTCCCGGTTCTCCCGTAAGTCTGAGTCTCTGGCTCCAGGAGAAGGACATTTACACCTCACTGCTGACCAGTCTGATGTTAAAGTGGAAACCGAGGTGTGA
- the LOC115164496 gene encoding chymotrypsin-like protease CTRL-1 produces the protein MAMLWIVSCLALVASALGCGVPSIPPQVSGLKIVNGQNAVSGSWPWQVSLQDASGFHFCGGSLISQNWVVTAAHCRVTPGRHHVILGEHDRQSNAEPIQVKSISRAITHPYYNSQNFNNDITLLKLSSPVQITSRVSRVCLATSSTSFPSGTRCVTTGWGKTGTTSSPRILQQVALPLLSPAQCKQYWGQNRITDAMICAGASGVSSCQGDSGGPLVCQSSGVWFQVGIVSWGTSNCNVNTPAVYSRVAYLRGWIDQTVASN, from the exons ATGGCCATGCTCTGGATCGTCAGCTGTCTCGCTTTGGTGGCCTCAGCCCTGG GTTGCGGAGTGCCTAGCATCCCGCCGCAGGTGAGCGGCTTGAAGATTGTGAACGGACAGAACGCCGTATCTGGCTCCTGGCCCTGGCAAGTGTCCCTTCAG GATGCCTCTGGATTCCACTTCTGTGGAGGCTCCCTAATCAGCCAGAACTGGGTTGTCACTGCTGCACATTGCCGTGTCAC TCCTGGCCGTCACCATGTGATCCTGGGAGAGCACGATCGTCAGTCCAATGCTGAGCCGATCCAGGTCAAAAGCATCTCCAGG GCTATCACCCACCCCTACTACAACAGCCAGAACTTTAACAACGACATAACCCTGCTGAAGCTGTCCTCCCCCGTCCAGATCACCTCCCGCGTGTCCCGTGTGTGCCTGGCCACCTCCAGCACCTCCTTCCCCTCTGGAACCCGCTGTGTCACCACTGGCTGGGGCAAGACTGGCACCACCT CAAGCCCCCGTATCCTCCAGCAGGTGGCCCTTCCTCTGCTGAGCCCGGCTCAGTGCAAGCAGTACTGGGGCCAGAACAGGATCACTGACGCCATGATCTGCGCCGGAGCCTCCGGAGTGTCCTCTTGCCAG gGTGATTCTGGCGGTCCTCTGGTGTGTCAGAGCAGTGGTGTGTGGTTTCAGGTGGGTATCGTGTCCTGGGGCACCTCCAACTGCAACGTCAATACCCCTGCCGTCTACTCCCGTGTCGCCTACCTGCGTGGCTGGATTGATCAGACCGTCGCATCCAACTAG